In the genome of Tripterygium wilfordii isolate XIE 37 chromosome 19, ASM1340144v1, whole genome shotgun sequence, one region contains:
- the LOC119986263 gene encoding E3 ubiquitin-protein ligase At4g11680-like, whose amino-acid sequence MNTRYFSSPDTLCNSSYAVSSNSSGEEDPMVLEAQNSPPRAPPSSFLIRLAMRVSRARWFTFLRRVFHYQNGSRSDLGSNPFNSSTWMMLELIALVVQISITTFTVAISKREQPVWPMRIWIVGYDIGCVLSLLLLYGRYQQLYVPQADLEQQRISEESRNSHLMNKCRTSLELFFAIWFVMGNVWVFDSRFGSYNRAPKLHVLCMSLLAWNTLCYSFPFLLFLLLCCCVPLISSFLGYNMNLGSAERGASEDQISGLPSWRYTEVNTKLELDNDIGSSSTDDPECCICLAKYREKEEVRQLPCSHIFHLKCVDQWLKIISCCPLCKQELER is encoded by the exons ATGAATACCCGGTACTTTTCCTCGCCAGATACCTTGTGTAATTCAAGTTATGCAGTTTCATCAAATTCTTCAGGAGAAGAAGATCCTATGGTTTTAGAGGCACAAAATAGTCCTCCCCGTGCCCCGCCTTCTTCATTCTTGATAAGATTGGCGATGAGGGTGTCTAGAGCAAGGTGGTTCACCTTCTTAAGGAGGGTTTTCCACTACCAGAATGGATCAAGATCCGATCTTGGGTCCAACCCTTTCAATTCCAGTACATGGATGATGCTTGAATTGATAGCTTTAGTTGTTCAAATAAGCATCACAACCTTCACCGTCGCCATTTCCAAGAGGGAACAGCCTGTTTGGCCTATGAGAATTTGGATTGTTGGTTATGATATTGGCTGTGTCCTTAGTCTGCTGCTGCTCTATGGACGTTACCAGCAACTTTATGTACCACAAGCTGATTTGGAGCAACAGAGAATCAGTGAAGAATCAAG GAATTCACATTTGATGAACAAATGCCGGACCTCGTTGGAGCTTTTCTTTGCTATATGGTTTGTCATGGGTAACGTCTGGGTGTTTGATTCTCGCTTTGGATCATACAATCGAGCTCCAAAACTTCATGTGCTTTGCATGTCTCTGCTTGCTTGGAACACTCTCTGCTACTCATTCCCATTTCTGTTGTTTCTACTGCTATGTTGTTGTGTGCCACTCATTAGCAGCTTCCTTGGTTACAACATGAACCTGGGTTCTGCTGAAAGAGGAGCTTCCGAAGATCAGATTTCCGGGCTACCCAGTTGGAGATACACAGAAGTTAACACCAAGTTAGAGCTTGACAATGATATTGGCTCCAGTTCCACTGATGATCCA GAGTGCTGTATTTGCCTGGCCAAGTacagagaaaaggaagaagtcaGGCAGTTGCCATGCTCTCATATATTTCACCTCAAATGTGTGGATCAATGGCTCAAAATCATTTCTTGCTGTCCACTCTGTAAACAGGAATTGGAGAGATAG
- the LOC119985059 gene encoding uncharacterized protein LOC119985059: MEANMEEEKKPLISVPAISLDLLKKESTMPPISPRSSSIHDGTGAAAQQMAGMIKRSTSLHVSSPRGGSAKGRSNCLCSPTTHAGSFRCRYHRFSVSGMQRGGSVGSNLSELAAKQQSIRDLT; the protein is encoded by the coding sequence ATGGAAGCAAacatggaggaggagaagaaaccaTTGATATCAGTGCCTGCAATCAGTCTTGATTTGCTCAAAAAAGAGTCGACGATGCCACCGATATCGCCAAGATCTTCATCAATTCATGATGGTACTGGTGCTGCTGCACAGCAGATGGCAGGGATGATTAAGAGGAGTACATCATTGCATGTATCATCACCAAGAGGAGGCTCAGCCAAGGGAAGATCAAACTGCCTTTGCTCGCCCACGACCCATGCTGGCTCGTTCCGGTGCAGATACCATAGATTTTCTGTATCTGGAATGCAAAGGGGAGGTTCTGTTGGTTCCAATCTGTCAGAATTGGCAGCTAAGCAGCAATCCATAAGAGACTTGACTtaa
- the LOC119986262 gene encoding farnesyl pyrophosphate synthase 1 isoform X2, producing MMKYSLHLLSLQAYFLLLDDIMDNSHTRRGQPCWFRQPKIGMIAVNDGLILRNHIPRVLKKHFGGKPYYVDLLDLFNEVEFQTASGQMIDLITTHEGEKDLSKYSLPLHHRIVQYKTAYYSFYLPVACALLMAGENLDNHIEVKNILIEMGTYFQVQDDYLDCFGDPEVIGKVGTDIEDFKCSWLVVKALELASEEQKQLLHENYGKADPASVAKVKELYTSLDLQGVFAEYERTSYENIIKRIEAHSSKAVQAVLKSFLTKIYKRQK from the exons ATGATGAAATATTCCTTGCATCTGCTCTCG CTTCAAgcatattttcttcttctcgaTGATATCATGGATAACTCTCATACTCGCCGGGGTCAACCATGCTGGTTTAGACAGCCAAAG ATTGGAATGATTGCTGTAAATGACGGATTGATTCTTCGCAACCATATTCCCAGAGTTCTGAAGAAACATTTTGGAGGGAAACCTTATTATGTAGATCTACTTGATTTGTTCAATGAG GTGGAATTCCAAACTGCCTCCGGACAAATGATAGATCTAATCACCACACATGAAGGAGAAAAAGATCTATCAAAGTATTCTTTACCTCT TCACCATCGCATTGTTCAGTACAAAACTGCTTATTATTCGTTCTATCTTCCT GTTGCATGTGCACTGCTTATGGCAGGTGAGAATCTTGACAATCATATTGAAGTGAAGAACATCCTTATTGAGATGGGAACCTATTTCCAAGTACAG GATGACTACCTGGATTGTTTTGGTGATCCCGAAGTGATTGGAA AGGTTGGAACTGATATTGAAGATTTTAAGTGCTCGTGGTTGGTAGTGAAAGCGCTTGAACTTGCTAGTGAGGAGCAAAAACAATTGCTACAT GAAAACTACGGGAAAGCAGATCCTGCTTCTGTGGCTAAAGTTAAAGAACTTTATACATCCCTAGATCTTCAG GGTGTATTTGCAGAGTATGAGAGGACAAGCTACGAGAACATAATTAAACGCATTGAAGCTCATTCGAGCAAGGCAGTGCAAGCAGTGTTGAAGTCCTTCCTGACGAAAATATACAAGCGGCAGAAGTAG
- the LOC119986262 gene encoding farnesyl pyrophosphate synthase isoform X1: MRLPYMSRRLITIHLSNGRRTINFLPLSFSIHTEENKKPGKEKMSDTKSKFLEAYFVLKSELLHDPAFEFTDDSRKWVERMLDYNVPGGKLNRGLSVIDSYKLLKEGKELTDDEIFLASALGWCIEWLQAYFLLLDDIMDNSHTRRGQPCWFRQPKIGMIAVNDGLILRNHIPRVLKKHFGGKPYYVDLLDLFNEVEFQTASGQMIDLITTHEGEKDLSKYSLPLHHRIVQYKTAYYSFYLPVACALLMAGENLDNHIEVKNILIEMGTYFQVQDDYLDCFGDPEVIGKVGTDIEDFKCSWLVVKALELASEEQKQLLHENYGKADPASVAKVKELYTSLDLQGVFAEYERTSYENIIKRIEAHSSKAVQAVLKSFLTKIYKRQK, encoded by the exons ATGAGACTTCCGTATATGAGCAGACGTTTGATCACCATTCACCTCTCCAACGGTAGGCGTACCATAAATTTTctgcctctctctttctctatccaCACAGAGGAAAATAAGAAACCCGGAAAGGAAAAGATGAGCGACACAAAGTCCAAGTTCTTGGAAGCGTACTTTGTATTGAAATCTGAGCTTCTGCACGACCCTGCTTTCGAATTCACCGATGATTCTCGCAAATGGGTCGAGCGG ATGCTGGATTACAATGTTCCTGGAG GAAAGCTCAACCGGGGACTCTCAGTCATTGACAGCTACAAGTTATTGAAAGAAGGGAAAGAATTGACTGATGATGAAATATTCCTTGCATCTGCTCTCGGTTGGTGCATTGAATGG CTTCAAgcatattttcttcttctcgaTGATATCATGGATAACTCTCATACTCGCCGGGGTCAACCATGCTGGTTTAGACAGCCAAAG ATTGGAATGATTGCTGTAAATGACGGATTGATTCTTCGCAACCATATTCCCAGAGTTCTGAAGAAACATTTTGGAGGGAAACCTTATTATGTAGATCTACTTGATTTGTTCAATGAG GTGGAATTCCAAACTGCCTCCGGACAAATGATAGATCTAATCACCACACATGAAGGAGAAAAAGATCTATCAAAGTATTCTTTACCTCT TCACCATCGCATTGTTCAGTACAAAACTGCTTATTATTCGTTCTATCTTCCT GTTGCATGTGCACTGCTTATGGCAGGTGAGAATCTTGACAATCATATTGAAGTGAAGAACATCCTTATTGAGATGGGAACCTATTTCCAAGTACAG GATGACTACCTGGATTGTTTTGGTGATCCCGAAGTGATTGGAA AGGTTGGAACTGATATTGAAGATTTTAAGTGCTCGTGGTTGGTAGTGAAAGCGCTTGAACTTGCTAGTGAGGAGCAAAAACAATTGCTACAT GAAAACTACGGGAAAGCAGATCCTGCTTCTGTGGCTAAAGTTAAAGAACTTTATACATCCCTAGATCTTCAG GGTGTATTTGCAGAGTATGAGAGGACAAGCTACGAGAACATAATTAAACGCATTGAAGCTCATTCGAGCAAGGCAGTGCAAGCAGTGTTGAAGTCCTTCCTGACGAAAATATACAAGCGGCAGAAGTAG